TGCTGAGCCGGCAAAGCGACGGTCTGCTGATAGAAGTGAACGAGGGTTTCAGCAACCTGACCGGCTACACCAGCGCCACATCGCTGGATCAATCGGCCCTGGACCTTGGCATCTGGGTCGACCTCAATGAACGCAAACACATGCTGGAGTTGATGCAGCGCGACGGCTTTGTCCGCGACTTTATCTGCCATATCCGCCGCGTCGATGGCCAGGTTCGCCTCTGCGAACTGTCCAGCCGCCCGCTGCCCATCGGCGAAGAAGACTGCATGCTGACCATCGCCCGCGATATCACCGAACGCCAACTGATGCAGGAAAAACTGCAACAAGCCGCCACCGTGTTCGAAAGCACCGCCGAAGGCGTATTGATCACCGACACGCGGCAGAACATCAGTGCCGTCAACCGCGCCTTCAGCGAAATCACCGGTTACAGCGAGGCCGAGGCGCTGGGCCATACCCCGCGCCTGCTCGCCTCCGGCATGCACGACAGCGCCTTCTATGCGGCGATGTGGCACCAGTTGACGACCCAGGGCCACTGGCAGGGCGAAATTTCCAACCGACGCAAGAACGGTGAGTTGTACCCCAGCTGGCTGACCATCAGCGCCGTGCGCAATCGCGATCAGTTGGTCACGCACTTCGTGGCCGTATTTGCCGACATCTCCAGCCTCAAGCTCGCCCAGGCGCGCCTCGACTATCAGGCCCATCACGACCCGCTGACCGGCCTGCCCAACCGCACGCTGTTTGAAAGCCGACTGCAGGCCGCCCTCAATGGCCAGCAGGAAAGCGGTAATCAAGGCGCCGTGCTGTTTCTGGACCTGGACCGCTTCAAACATATCAACGATAGCCTCGGTCACCCGGTGGGCGACCTGCTGCTCAAAGACATCGCCGTGCGCCTCAAGGAACAACTGCGCGATATCGACACTGTCGCCCGCCTGGGCGGCGATGAATTCATCATCCTGCTGCCCGGCCTGCAACAGGCCAGCGACGCCCAATACCTGGCGAATAAACTGCTCGATTGCTTCACCCCGCCCTTCCAGGCGGGCGAGCATGAGTTCTTTATCAGCGCGAGTATCGGCACCAGCCTGTACCCACAGGACGGCACCGATGTCGCCACCCTGGTCAAGAATGCCGACGCCGCGATGTACCGTTCCAAAGCCAAGGGCCGCAACCGTGTCGAAAGCTATACCCGCGACCTGACGGCCCAGGCCAATGAACGCGTGGCCTTGGAGCATGAACTGCGCCGCGCCCTCGAACGTGACGAGTTGAGCCTCTATTACCAGCCCAAACGCAGCCTGATCACCCAGGAACTGATCGGCGCCGAAGCCTTGATTCGCTGGCACCACCCAACCTTTGGCGAAGTACCGCCCGAACACTTCATCGCCCTCGCCGAAGAGAACGGCATGATTCTGCAAATCGGCGATTGGGTACTGGAGCAGGCCTGCCGACAGATGCACATCTGGCGAGGCACTTTCGATGATTTCGGCCCCCTGTCCGTCAACCTCGCCGGCGCACAGCTGCGTCACCCCAACCTGTTGTCACGCATCGAACAACTGCTGCGCGATTACCGCCTGGAACCCGGCTGCCTGCAACTGGAAATCACCGAAAATTTCATCATGAGCCAGGCCGAAGAAGCGCTGGAAGTGTTGCACCAACTCAAAGGGCTGGGGGTGCAACTGGCGATCGACGATTTTGGCACCGGTTATTCGTCCCTCAGCTACCTCAAGCGCCTGCCGCTGGATTTCCTCAAGATCGACCAATCCTTCGTCCGCGGCCTGCCCGACGACCCCCACGACGCCGCCATCGTGCGCGCCATCATCGCCCTCGGCCACAGCATGCAATTCACCATCATCGCCGAAGGCGTGGAAAACCCCGCCCAGCAAGCCTTCCTCGCTGCAGAAGGCTGCGAACAGATGCAAGGCTACATCGTCAGCCTGCCGTTGCCACCGGAGCAATTTGCCGCAAGCTTCCTTCGCACGAGACTCGAGGATTATTCGGATGGCACAGTGAACAAACCATCGTTATAATCCGCGACCTACTGAGGGCCTATAGCTCAGTTGGTCAGAGCAGAGGACTCATAATCCTTTGGTCCACGGTTCAAGTCCGTGTGGGCCCACCAAACAAGAAAGCCGCGCATTGCGCGGCTTTTTGCTGTCTGCGAAAAAACAGCTGGACCAGCCCTATGGTCCGCAGGTAAAAAATCGGTACAGTGCCGAAGCGACGGTACGTTTTGGAGCAGAAATAAGATGGCCACCGTCGTCAAAACAGACGCTGGCACCTGGAAAGCCCTAGTGCGGAAAACCGGCTGACCCGCCAACGCGAAGACCTTTCGCACCAAGCGTGATGCCGAAGACTGGGGCATCGCACAGAAGATGAAATGGTCAGAGGCGTTTACATCAGGCCTCTGAGGAGATCTCGGTGGCCTGTTCTGCTTTCAGGATGTCCTGATGCAGTTGGTTAATGTGCTCCACTGCCTTGTTGCCTCGGGCAAGGTGGGTGACCAAGATTTCGCTTGTTTTGGTAAAGCGATGTCCGATACGTACGGTATATGATCGGAAAACCCAGCTTAAAAAACCCGTGAAGTACATGGCGTCTTCGATATCACGCCACTTCACCCCACGGTATCCCCGTCGCCAAGGCAAAATCCCCTGGTACAACCAAACGCCAACGCTGTCCGTGTAGAGATAAACGCTTCTCAGGTAGAGGATCTTATAGATGAGCACAGCGAACGCGAACAGCAGAACAACAACGCTGACCGAAATGCCGATTTGATAGGCCTGTTCGGTCTGAGCCTTGGTTACCGTCAGCCACCCGATTCCCGCTGAAAAAGCTACCAGAGCGAAGAAGGCAAAAATCGTGCTGAGATAGGCGAGCCAGGACAATCTATACAATTCGTGCGGGGACGTATTACGGGTGGGATGTTCATATCCATCCATAAACAGTGAACTCCTTGGTAAAGCTGAGCCTTAGTGAAAGTGCCAGAATCAGATTTCGTCAGCTACAGATTGAGGGTTGCCCCTGAGTCTTTCCCTTTGCCCCTTCAAGGATGGCCTGCCTTCAACGACCTTAGCAATCCGAGCGGCGATACTTCCCCACCCCGGCCAGTAATTTTGTTTAGTAAACTGGTCTTCATCCCAGAAATCTTCCCACCAGCAGCTCTTCTCTTGGTGACGAATAATTCCGATAGGATGGCGCTTCCCTGCCAAGATAGAGGAAAAGTCCTCATCATCGACTAAGAAAGCTTGAATCGATGTCTCTGTCGCATCGCCCCGCGTCCAACGCCTGTACAAGTTCTCGAAGATCACGCTCAGGGCAGCTAGGCTTGATTCTCCCCCCGCGCCAATGCTGTCGCTAATATGATAAGGCGTTGAATAAGTATGGGCATGCCAATCGGAGTAACTCCGCACATATGCAAACTCACCTGACTTACTTTTACTACGCAGAAGGTAAAGCTTCGGCTTAACTCCAGTCTCGGATGGAGCCAAGAGAAAATCTGCACCTGCAAAGGCATCCTCGGGTATACGTTGGTATTGGGAGGAATATGGAGTGCCTTCACCATGCAAGAGCCATTCTCGGGTACAGCCGAAAATGTTTGCTATCTGTGAAAGCTCTTCGAAAGATGGCTCCAATTCTCCCGCAAACCACAATTCCACATTTTCAGCATACTGCCAGCCAAGGGCCTCTGCTAACCGCGAAGGCGACGCGGACTTGCCTAAGCGCGCGCGATCGATTTCTTCCTGCAAGTAACGTAAGCGCTGGCCAATTGCCGCAGCCCTGGTTGTTCGAATCTCGCTTTCAAGCTGAGGTGATACCCAGGCTCTTAGCGCCTGCCTTGCTTCTGCTTCTAGAGATCTATCGCGGTGATCAGCCAATACATTCAAGGCTCTAAGCACCTCGGCAGGCAGATTTCGGACAGTGATTTTTCCGTTGGGGACATCGCTATTGAACATAGCCAAACCTGCTACAAAGAGAGGGACCTTAAAAATACTACAAAAAGACGTCAGTTTGCGATCATTTTGTTTTTTCCTTAAAGACCACACAAATTGGCTATCAGATTAAGCCTACTTCACCATCAATCCTGATCACAGATGCTCACAGTCGTGAGGCGCCCCCCTAACAAAGCACTACAAAATCGGTACAGAGGCGGTACAGACATGGCTATTACTATTTCTCGAAATTACGCCAAACCCACTATTCACGGTGCTTTAAGCTTTGTGTACTTACGCTAAGCTCTGTGTGGTTTTATTAAGCTTGCAGCGTTTCTAGGCAACTCATAATCCTTTGGTCCACGGTTCAAGTCCGTGTGGGCCCACCACTTTGAAAGCCGCGCATTGCGCGGCTTTTGCGTATCTGGCGCAGCAGTTCTGTAAGCCCGACCAAGCCTGTAACATACCTGCCCACTGCACCCTCGCACTGGAGCTTCACCCTTGCCCGCCCTAGACGAAATCGACCGCCAACTGATCGCCGCCTTGCAGCTCAATGCTCGCGAAAGCGTAGCCATGCTTGCCCGGCAGTTGGGGATCGCGCGCACCACGGTCACTTCGCGCCTGGCACGCCTTGAGAAAACCCAGGTGATTACCGGTTATGGCGTGCGCCTGGGCCAGCGCGTGGCGGATGGTGGTTTGCAGGCGTATGTGGGCATTACCGTGCAGCCGCGTTCGGGCAAGGAAGTACTGCGCAGGTTGAGTGCAATGGCCCAGGTACAGCAGTTGTGTGCGGTGAGCGGCGAGTTTGATTACGTGGCGTGGCTGCGCACTGAGTCGCCGGAGCAGCTTGATCAGTTGCTGGATCAGATCGGCAGCGTCGATGGGGTGGAAAAAACCACCACGTCTATCATCCTTAGTAACAAATTGGACCGCGGGCAACCTATCTGACTAATAGCCTCGTCAGATTGACTGAAACGAGTGCAATCCGACGACACATTGCGTCTTATTAATGAGCGCAACGCTCCCTAAACTGGCTGCCATCTTTTCCTATACTCAACGGGCCCTATCCCGCCGAGTCGTCAGTAAGGTCAGCCATGAGCATTCCGTCCAGCAGCATCGCCAAGCCCCATCGCCACCCCACTGACGGGAAAAAACCCATCACCATCTTCGGCCCGGATTTCCCGTTTGCCTTTGATGACTGGATCGAACATCCCGCCGGCCTGGGCAGT
Above is a genomic segment from Pseudomonas sp. R5-89-07 containing:
- a CDS encoding bifunctional diguanylate cyclase/phosphodiesterase — protein: MPRLPTVILLSLLTWTATAGALTLTDDERSWLTDHQELRLGVDASWPPFEYRDENGRYQGLAADYVRLIQDRLGVKVSLIEPTNWTAVLEQARNNQLDLLPGIMSTPERQSFLAFTRPYLDFPIVILAHEGGAKPRNLKDLYGLKIAVVENYAPHELLRTHHPDLNLVAMPNVSSTLQALATDEVDAVVSDLASSVWSLRQLKLDGLYVSGETPYRYQLAMGVPRDGKILVGILDKVLADLSPAETDAIQQHWVGSFSDHRTFWVDLLTYGLPAVLLLSTVLAIVIRINRRLSSEISRRVALEQELRSSEYHYRGLVESLSAIAWEASISDFTYSYVSPHAEELLGYPRAHWLIPGFWRNIIHPADLTRAETYCFRETRANRDHSIDYRVITADGRCLWVRDIVSLIEHGHEPVLRGLMIDISEAKRTEEALQLSEQKFASVFQQCPDILVIARLADGCLLEVNKAFEDQIGLGAKDVVGKTATELNIWGIQGVGPDLLQRVQTTSIRNLEMTFLRSNGQAFTGLISAEPFQLDTTEALVVVVRDITQLKETQQQLQTSEEKFAKAFHASPDGLLLSRQSDGLLIEVNEGFSNLTGYTSATSLDQSALDLGIWVDLNERKHMLELMQRDGFVRDFICHIRRVDGQVRLCELSSRPLPIGEEDCMLTIARDITERQLMQEKLQQAATVFESTAEGVLITDTRQNISAVNRAFSEITGYSEAEALGHTPRLLASGMHDSAFYAAMWHQLTTQGHWQGEISNRRKNGELYPSWLTISAVRNRDQLVTHFVAVFADISSLKLAQARLDYQAHHDPLTGLPNRTLFESRLQAALNGQQESGNQGAVLFLDLDRFKHINDSLGHPVGDLLLKDIAVRLKEQLRDIDTVARLGGDEFIILLPGLQQASDAQYLANKLLDCFTPPFQAGEHEFFISASIGTSLYPQDGTDVATLVKNADAAMYRSKAKGRNRVESYTRDLTAQANERVALEHELRRALERDELSLYYQPKRSLITQELIGAEALIRWHHPTFGEVPPEHFIALAEENGMILQIGDWVLEQACRQMHIWRGTFDDFGPLSVNLAGAQLRHPNLLSRIEQLLRDYRLEPGCLQLEITENFIMSQAEEALEVLHQLKGLGVQLAIDDFGTGYSSLSYLKRLPLDFLKIDQSFVRGLPDDPHDAAIVRAIIALGHSMQFTIIAEGVENPAQQAFLAAEGCEQMQGYIVSLPLPPEQFAASFLRTRLEDYSDGTVNKPSL
- a CDS encoding Lrp/AsnC family transcriptional regulator — its product is MPALDEIDRQLIAALQLNARESVAMLARQLGIARTTVTSRLARLEKTQVITGYGVRLGQRVADGGLQAYVGITVQPRSGKEVLRRLSAMAQVQQLCAVSGEFDYVAWLRTESPEQLDQLLDQIGSVDGVEKTTTSIILSNKLDRGQPI